The window CACGTTGAGGTAGTATTCGTTTTCTAATTGTAGCTCAACTAGGAACTGCTTCTCTTCGATGTCGTATAGGTCGTTTTCGATTAACGAATCTGCGTTTTGAATCAGCTTATCgtcttcgctttttttcttcccttcgtCAGGGGGTGGTTCCCGCAGGGTGGCCACCAGCGCGTCCACTTCGTCATTCGATTTGTCATTCGATTTGTCATTCGATTCGTCACCCGATTTGtcatttgcttctccttctccttcttcttctacttcttctccttcttccacttcttccacttcttccacttcgtcACCCTGGGTGCCCCGCTCCGGGTCGTTCATCCGGATAAGGTCCCCCAGGTAGACAAACCCACTCTGCTTAATAACTTTGAAGCACCTCAGTTCTTCTGGGAAGCGCTCTGCTGGCTGTTGCAAACTGGGGAAGAGACTACCTCCCTCCCTAGGCTCTTCACAattgcccatttttacatcgGTCCGCACATGCTTTTTTCCCGCCTTGTAGGATAGAGCATCAACGTAGAGCCTGAAATGGTCAGCCAGTATTTGCCCAGCGACCAGGGACACTTCATCCTTCCGCTTAAACAACTCACGCACCATTTTCGTAACCCTTTCAAATAGCTTTGCACTGTGGTGGGAATtcaatttgtatatatgtaacTCCACCTCGGAAAGTGCACCAAAATGGTACGAACTCTCAACAagctttttatttacacacTTCATGTGTACGCTAAATGTGTAGAGTAATTTGCTCAAAATTATGGGGACAAAACTGGAAGCAGCTTTTTGTTGAGAATCGGGGGAGAATTGTcccaaaacgaagaaaaacatttcttGTAAAAAATCGAACGCCATTATTCCGACCCTGATCCGTTCATCTGATGTGCAATCTGTAGCACAGCTATACATGCTTtgattttcttctcccttcacTTGCCTAACAACGTTGAGGTAACTTCTTCCCTCGCGAATCACTTCACTAGAGTGaatcacttttttcttctgtgtGAAGTTGGCAAACGGTGTGCTGGAAGCTGTCCAATTGGGCCCCACCAAATCGGCTAGGAGCTCAATGAAGGTAAGGGAAAAACTGAGCGGCAAACAATTACGGGAGAAAATGctgaataatttttccaaaatgtagAAATCCCATTTATACAAAAAGGCAAGGTTGATAATTACACACAGAAGATACTTTACCGTTCGGTTAAATAAACATAAGGAGAgctcttcttcattttgaacgACTTTGACAAAGGGACTCACATTCTCGATTAAGCTGGTGAGTAGTTTTTCTCCAACAGATTCCCCATGACAGTACAGGTGGACGTAATAAAAGAGGTTCTGCAGGATGTGGTTCATCCGGGTTAACTTGAGTGCGTCCTTTGAGCTTTCCCGCAAGTCGCTCCCCTTGTCCGCCTTGCCGCTTCCACTCACGAGTAGAAGCCGCCCAAGGAGTGTCTGGCAAAAGGGATTCACCAAATGGCAGTTCACCACCCGCTTCGTTAACAGGGCCATCTTTTCGTAGTTCACTGTAGCCTCATCTCCATGCAGCCAATAAAAGACACAAGTCTTCACAGCATGTTTAGAAAATCCTTCGTCATTCAATTCCCCTGGAATGATGTGCTGATAAATATACAGCTTCCTCTTTTCgtcgtttcctttttttccacctacATCAGTTATACACTTAAATAGGACAAATGGGAGAGTAAAATATGCCTTAATAATGTTGTGAATATCTTCATGGTACTTTTCCAATGCTGTGTTGATGTGATTTTCCCTTTGTTTAATTGCCTTTACGTTACTGTTGTGCTTTTCCATACGGGTCGCACTCTGGGGCGGTCGTTCATTCTCTGCTTGGCGTAACACCCCTCCGCGTAGGTACTTGGATAAGATATCCCCCTCGGCATAAACAAATTTGATCAAATCGAGGACGAATGACCAATTTTCGAGGGCCACCTGGTGAGCACCACTGCCGCTACCACTGCCGCCACCACCACCGCTATCACTACCACAAAGCATCATACTCAACGCTTTGTTAACTCCCGTTATGATCCACTCACTTAGATAGACCCCTCCGAATGGGAAGAGTCTTTCCACCTGGGAAAGCATCGTTCCTCCTGAgtccttcccttttgtaaGAAAATCAGAGGGGTAGTAAGGGGTAGCTCGGCATAGGTCTTTCCCCCTCTCTTCATCTAACTCTACCCTAGTTGCACCTTCACAGGAAGtggttcccccttttctcctccttcccaTTTCACATACAGGAATGAACCACACGTAGATCAAATGGTACCTCTGTGCTTCTTCAATCGTCTCGATCTTTAAAAAACCTTTCAGCGTACAACTGATAATACTGTGCAATACAAAGAAACATTCGTCAATCAGTTTGTTCATGTtgtttttcatcatttttatggcTCCTTCGTTATTCCCCCTCTTTTGCAATTTCGCTATTTGGACACTTAGCGGAATGCGTGTCGCGAAGAATTCCTTCAATACATTCTCTAcatctcccccccttgccCCCCTAGGTAGGACGTCCTCAAGGTGAATTTCCTCCTTGGGGTTCACCATCTATTCTTCGTTTCCTCTTTTGggtgtgtgcatgtgcatttGCGTGTGCATTTGCGTGTGCATTtacgtgtgcatgtgcattttCGTGTGCATGTGAATGAGCATTTGCGTGTGCCTCGCCTTGTTCGAAGTTTGCTCCGTTTGTGGCGCTTGTCACACCACCCACAATAGGCCTCTCCCACGGGTGGAGTACCGCTCTGAAGTCCCCTCGAAATGAAGCCAAAACGTGCGCACATATAACTGTTCATACATATGCGACTTGCTACGTGGAGGATGTTCTTTCCAAACTGAGTCATCTATCAAATGGGGCCACCCCTACTATcgccgcttttcttttttttttttacagagAAACagttctacttttttttttttctgaacagttCCATCAAGCCAACACAATTCGGTAAGTTcctccgaaaaaaaaaaaatatatgaatgttCGTGTACACTTTTTAGAGATGCCCCTTCCCAAGGGGacttttcacaaaattggcCATTCATTCGTCTCGCACGAAATGCAGAGTGCTAGctttaaaaggaaagaaaattatctCATCCATTTGGAACCGCATAATGATGTACCCTCACGCCGCATATTACTGTGAAGAACTCCTCCCGTGCATGCtcgtatgtgtatatttataccTATATGTGCATTTGTCCCCTCCCCTCACAACCTTTGTGGTTTAGTACATGGGGCAAAAGGGTGCGGACTTACACCTATGTAGATACGCACAAGCCCACACACGCgtgtacacctttttttccggtGCCGAGTACGAAGCTGTGTACGAGGTAGGAGGCCGCTTGAGGACTGTCACGTCAGCGGGACAGGATGATAGAACCGTTTAAACAGAATTGGCTAATCGAACATCACCAAGTAATACGAGGATCTTACATCTTGTGCTACTACATGGGAGGGGGGACATTCCTTTCGTGAAGAAGCAACACAGGGTAGGGGAAGCCTAATTCTGTGCATAACTGTTCGTACGTGGGATTAGTTCCACTGTCCTCACGGTGACCATTCAAAGAGAGTTGATGCACATCTCGGTGGTACTTCTCGCGCGAAGTTATACCCAGTGGAGGCGTAacattttgtccttctttttATCGCTGGCGAGTGTGACGATGGGTAtcccttttcacttttctaAAAATGTTGACAAAGGGGAACTCGTGCGATTGCGTTAAGTTATGTTATGTGTGCCCAGCAGAGGAAGTGTACCATAACCAGCACCCGTGCGAGAAGGGTTGAGTCAAAATGGGAGAATATTCACACGATCAATCACAGTGTGCAATACACAATTTACAGCTCAAATTGGCATATAAGAAATGGATCGGGAGTGGCTAACTTAAATGCAGAGTTGTTCACCGTCGTGGTTTAACCGGTACATGCTCATACGTCACTCCGCTATGTGACTTCCCCACGAGTATGCAATTCGTTCAACTCAACTGATCATTCCCATACCCCAGAATACACGACATTTACATCCACACCTCCGATGTGAATTACGTGGTCACAACCCCCGCCACAACTTCGTAAAGACAATGTTCggaaattttaatttctcccATTGGCTCACTTCATCATACGATATACAGCAGATGGCCACTGAAATGGAAGTGGAAATTATAagatacctttttttgcgctctCAAAACAGTtatataggaaaaaaaaaaaaaaaagttcccaaaattttgtgtacaaaaagtacatgaaaaaaaaaaaaaaaaaaaacggaagaacAATGTAAAGTTAGACCTAATATCACTCACTTTTGGacgttttaaaaacaaaaaatatatacataacatttttcttcctgcaATCCTTTGGACATTGCAAAAGGGGAGTGGGGGGAAGTAAAGGGAAAACCACcataaaggcaaaaaagcgaaccaaaaaaagggaaagccaTGCCATTTACCTCCGTCACCATAGGACATATAAATCATATACTTTTTTGCCAGTATACCACGAGGTAACAATTTGAGCaaaggtacaaaaaaaaaaaaaaaaaaatctaatGGGATGGACTCATTACGGGGAAAAATGTAGGCGAATTGAAGGAcactgtatttttttacgaaaatagGTAAGGAAAAGGATGCgaatttctttccttttttttttttttcctcaaaaaatgGACTTCCCCAGCGGTAGGACAGGCCGCTCTGTGCATGTAAGTACTGCCTAACacataggggaaaaaaaaaataagtgtaCATtgcaggcaaaaaaaaactgtaggTATATAAACCCTCGCGTGGCGCGTTTTGggagaattatttttacgacATTGGTTCACTTCATCGTtgcgctttttttcccacgttttatatttatttttcactttttatgtttatttttcacttcttaTGAttatgtttccttttttatgtttatttttccgtGACTCGCGCGTCCTTGGTGTCGCCGACTGCGTTCGATGGTTAAGAGGCCAATTGCGTATATATACCTTATGCCAGGCTCGCCATAAcagatatatacatatgcaccaGTCCGTACATGCACGTCAAAATAATTGCTTACGCACAAGTGCTGCGGATGGTAGTCCCTCCTCCCATGAGGGACATATTCAACTCgttactaattttatttatacgtATTATTATAAAGGGGGAAACCGAAACCCGTTTTTGCATGGGTAGGTCAAACGAACTCTAATGACATGCGCGTAACatgagaaaaatgttttttttttttcactctggAGGGTTGAAACgagcatataaaataaaaatatcccATACATGAAGTCATGACCTTGTCAACCTCGTTAGGAGGACATGATTAGCGAAAGGAAAACTAACTCGCTCCCCATTGTTAGCAAAAAATCGTAATGTcatcgttttttctttatattattacGATTTTTGGAGCAatttcatttcttcccctttttatgtttttttcaaaattgctatttatttaagggaagaacagaaaaagagggaaaaactTAAGTAGAGCATATATGACAGAACTGAAGCGCGGAGTAACGGCagagataaagaaaaaaaagaaaagaacaaaacagAGTAGTTACTCTTGCAGATCGTTTATATTTGCCGTGCCTGCAAGGATCCCCAAAAGTTCCATTTAACGAGCGGCACCCGCCACCCATTTTGTATACGTAGTGAATTACATTCTAACCAATTGCTAATTACCGAAGCATGAATTTACATAGCCAACCAACTCATAGCAGAAATGGCATTACCAACTCGTAGCCATAAATGGGAAAGAACTAATTTGTTGTAAGCTCCAATTACCCATgcggggaagaagcaggacAACCATTTGTAGTGCTCGCATGGAGGGGGAGGTAGCCACTTATAGCAGTAGTCCTCTCCTCAACGATGTCTCTATTTACGGTGGTTCCATTGCAGTATCCTACGTCAGATAGTCATGCAGGACACATGCAACCTGtgacatgtttttttttttttttttttttggttaccACGTCGTCTTTGCCCTCCTTGCATCAACCTGTTCCACGCGCTTACCTATGTAGCGTGTAgtatgttcatatatttgtttCGTGATAAGCGTACGTAATTGCGTCTGTGCGGGTCCCCCTTATGCAACAGGACTCCCACGCACGTGCTGTACATCGCGGTTAGCGTAGTTATTTGCATGACGGAGGGTACTCGCCTggactatatatatattttttttttccgttttattTCATCCCGCTGCTAGCAAAGCCAACAGAACGGCGTTGCCCATATGCTACTTTCCTCCACCATCGCTTGCATACCAATTTGATTCCCCACGTTGGTACACACGCTCCTATGCCACAGTTTTGAGGAAACAATATTGAAGGCTACGCGGTGACTAATTTAttgtgagtttttttttttttttttttttgcgtgcctAACCATTGAAGGTGAGGTAACGTGACCTCTCCCATACGTCATCATGGGGGACCCAAACGCTGTGGAGCTGCGCCCTATAGACGAAGACCACAGcgaaagggacaaaaaatcGGGAAACGCAGGTGATAG of the Plasmodium cynomolgi strain B DNA, chromosome 7, whole genome shotgun sequence genome contains:
- a CDS encoding hypothetical protein (putative); translated protein: MMKNNMNKLIDECFFVLHSIISCTLKGFLKIETIEEAQRYHLIYVWFIPVCEMGRRRKGGTTSCEGATRVELDEERGKDLCRATPYYPSDFLTKGKDSGGTMLSQVERLFPFGGVYLSEWIITGVNKALSMMLCGSDSGGGGGSGSGSGAHQVALENWSFVLDLIKFVYAEGDILSKYLRGGVLRQAENERPPQSATRMEKHNSNVKAIKQRENHINTALEKYHEDIHNIIKAYFTLPFVLFKCITDVGGKKGNDEKRKLYIYQHIIPGELNDEGFSKHAVKTCVFYWLHGDEATVNYEKMALLTKRVVNCHLVNPFCQTLLGRLLLVSGSGKADKGSDLRESSKDALKLTRMNHILQNLFYYVHLYCHGESVGEKLLTSLIENVSPFVKVVQNEEELSLCLFNRTVKYLLCVIINLAFLYKWDFYILEKLFSIFSRNCLPLSFSLTFIELLADLVGPNWTASSTPFANFTQKKKVIHSSEVIREGRSYLNVVRQVKGEENQSMYSCATDCTSDERIRVGIMAFDFLQEMFFFVLGQFSPDSQQKAASSFVPIILSKLLYTFSVHMKCVNKKLVESSYHFGALSEVELHIYKLNSHHSAKLFERVTKMVRELFKRKDEVSLVAGQILADHFRLYVDALSYKAGKKHVRTDVKMGNCEEPREGGSLFPSLQQPAERFPEELRCFKVIKQSGFVYLGDLIRMNDPERGTQGDEVEEVEEVEEGEEVEEEGEGEANDKSGDESNDKSNDKSNDEVDALVATLREPPPDEGKKKSEDDKLIQNADSLIENDLYDIEEKQFLVELQLENEYYLNVDRNKHMYTDPPEDLFECLHRMKGKANYIERNEQDMNYDYMKLNDKKETYDEENFRICQAVVALPKFIRKGDVLTYLCVELYEALLSLNHSSCLLREGKSPFATIKLFDMILLTINEPIEICKFIFKNVYSNMHSSVQKMVLLLCLQLCVLFLSGRATLREVFQSAREVTAQMGLSVSGKKASEEASEEARWKRNTRPLHKPNRDRHERSKICDLREKGSNNGLLKKKEASKMSLQNVEKKTKSMTTLCSFFFASAYTKLLDVNIKKEAINIEYDEYKLRKYYSNDPSLVLSLISTYIVFFTSSCNCNFYIDEILTDGFTLANFYIRNKNFLVRRVSFKLLFHMINFILKKKVLFVGACKLHGCD